The window TATAATCTTATTCGAGGAGAGCAAAACAATAAAGAAGATATTGTAGATTTTTGCGAAAGTGTATCCACTACACATCAATTAAAGCTTGATGTAAACATTTACTAAAACTCAATACTCAAAAATCAGTTTTGACGGACACCCCTAGAGTAAAACAATAAGTGTTTAAATCTTTTAATTGGAATTGGATGTTCTATAAATTTGCATATTCAATTTAAGGTATGGAATATATTTTAAACATTTTTATCAGCATATTGTCTGATTATTTTTCAACATTAACCTCGTTGATTTAATGTTCAAAACTTCCTTTTTAAACTTCGTTCATATATATCTCAGTGCAGAATCCATTTTAATTTCAAAAATGCTGCCGTTAATGTTGTTTTATTGAATTAAAATCTAAAAAAGTAATCCTTGAATTATCAAATGTATGTTAATGGAAATAGGGTGATTATTATATTCAGTTAAATCATTAAATAATTTAAATATAATTAGGATGGTGATTACAAAATATCTTCATAATTATCATCTCAAAAAACAACTAAAAAATATGTCTAAATTAGAAATATTTAAAATTACTTTATTATTCAATTAAATGAATCTTTCAGCTTCGGCAATAAATTCTTCTGCTTGTTTAATTCTTTTTCTAGCAATTCTTTCATCAATTCCATCAAATGCATCATAATCAGCATCTTCACGGTCAGATTGAGTGTCTGCTAGATAAACATATTTTTCATATGAAAAATCATCTTGGTCAATGTAATTGACTTTAAAAAGATAAATTAGCCCTTTATGTGTTTTAGGAGCCTTGACTCCTTTTTTTAGTATCAAAGCTTTTGCAACCAAAAACATGGCATAATAAGATAAACTAACTGCAGAAGAATAATCCTCTAAATCATATGATGAATGAGCACTAAGCAATTTCTTTAGATTTTTCAAAAAATAATTGAGTTTCATCCAATTTCAACACCTTCTGATAGAACATTGGATAAAAAAGAGAAATGTTGTGTGTTGATGAATCTGTCTTCAGACATAATGTGAGCAGAAATTAACTCATTTTTATCATACATAATCCATGCCACTTCCTCAGCGATAACATCTTCAATATTTTCACGATGATTAGATACAATCAAAATATCAATATCAGATTCTTCTGTATCATCGCCACGAGCAACTGATCCAAATAAAATGATTTTAATAATCTTATCTGAATTTATTGTCTTTGCAAACTCATGAGCAATCTCTTTTCTATTATTCATAAACAATCACCAACGATTATTCTTATAATATCCTATTTCAATTTCATTAACAATAAATATTTTTGAAGTGCGACTTTATGAAAAAACGTACTGGTTTGAATTGGATATTTTTAGTATCAAAGCTGATATCAATGTCACTTAATTAGTATAATTAGTGAC of the Methanobrevibacter sp. genome contains:
- a CDS encoding nucleotidyltransferase domain-containing protein; this translates as MNNRKEIAHEFAKTINSDKIIKIILFGSVARGDDTEESDIDILIVSNHRENIEDVIAEEVAWIMYDKNELISAHIMSEDRFINTQHFSFLSNVLSEGVEIG
- a CDS encoding HEPN domain-containing protein, whose protein sequence is MKLNYFLKNLKKLLSAHSSYDLEDYSSAVSLSYYAMFLVAKALILKKGVKAPKTHKGLIYLFKVNYIDQDDFSYEKYVYLADTQSDREDADYDAFDGIDERIARKRIKQAEEFIAEAERFI